One part of the Alistipes onderdonkii genome encodes these proteins:
- a CDS encoding efflux RND transporter periplasmic adaptor subunit: MKQTFVKAAIMASFMAAVSCGQAPTEQGPAQYGVMTIATTNREIPTNKSATIRGRQDIQIYPQVSGTISELRVAEGESVSKGQTLFIIDQVPYKAALQTAEANVAAAKASVATAQLTYDSKKELFAKNVVSQYDLSTAENTLLTAKAQLAQAEAQRVNAANNLSYTVVKAPSNGTVGQLPYRVGSLVSASIPQPLTTVSDNSEMYVYFSMSGNELLSLTRKYGSIANTLKNMPDVQLQLNDGSLYDQPGRIESMSGVIDPSTGSTQLRAVFPNTNGLLHSGAPGNLILPISYTDCIVVPQVATFELQDKVYVYKIVDGKASSVMIDVEKINNGREYIVKSGLVPGDVIVAEGVGLLREGTPIVAKTQGAAPQAAPAAAAQTETEKEE; encoded by the coding sequence ATGAAGCAAACATTTGTGAAAGCTGCTATCATGGCAAGCTTCATGGCAGCCGTTTCGTGCGGTCAGGCACCCACGGAGCAAGGCCCCGCGCAATACGGCGTGATGACCATTGCCACCACCAACCGCGAAATCCCGACCAACAAGTCGGCGACGATCCGCGGACGCCAGGACATTCAGATTTACCCGCAGGTTTCGGGTACCATCTCCGAACTGCGTGTTGCCGAGGGAGAGTCGGTATCGAAAGGACAAACGCTTTTCATCATAGACCAGGTACCTTACAAGGCTGCGCTCCAGACCGCAGAAGCCAATGTCGCAGCGGCGAAAGCCAGCGTGGCGACGGCCCAGCTGACGTATGACAGCAAGAAGGAGCTTTTCGCAAAGAACGTCGTGTCGCAGTACGACCTCTCGACGGCCGAAAATACGCTGCTGACGGCCAAGGCGCAGCTCGCACAGGCCGAAGCACAGCGGGTAAACGCCGCAAACAACCTCTCCTATACGGTCGTGAAGGCCCCGTCCAACGGCACGGTAGGCCAGCTGCCGTACCGTGTAGGCTCACTGGTAAGCGCGTCGATCCCGCAGCCGCTGACGACCGTGTCGGACAACTCGGAGATGTACGTGTATTTCTCGATGAGCGGCAACGAGTTGCTCAGCCTGACGCGCAAATACGGCTCGATCGCCAATACGCTCAAGAACATGCCCGACGTACAGTTACAGCTCAACGACGGCTCGCTCTACGACCAGCCGGGGCGCATCGAATCGATGAGCGGCGTCATCGACCCTTCGACGGGCAGCACGCAGCTGCGCGCGGTGTTCCCCAACACGAACGGCCTGCTCCACAGCGGCGCACCCGGCAACCTGATCCTGCCCATCAGCTACACGGACTGCATCGTGGTTCCGCAGGTGGCGACATTCGAGCTGCAGGACAAAGTGTACGTATATAAGATTGTAGACGGCAAGGCCTCCTCGGTCATGATCGACGTGGAAAAGATCAACAACGGCCGGGAGTATATCGTCAAATCGGGCCTCGTTCCGGGTGACGTCATCGTAGCCGAAGGCGTAGGCCTGCTGCGCGAGGGTACCCCCATCGTAGCCAAGACGCAGGGCGCCGCACCTCAGGCCGCACCGGCAGCTGCCGCCCAAACCGAAACCGAAAAGGAGGAATAA